A window from Citrus sinensis cultivar Valencia sweet orange chromosome 5, DVS_A1.0, whole genome shotgun sequence encodes these proteins:
- the LOC102618783 gene encoding uncharacterized protein LOC102618783: MGASSSTQQHPPSEQREVESLAASTGALSLLRNAFSKLAHPQTNTLPPQSLQQCFSLNYDNLICETPKVADSFRVLLDNLGPSIADLFFVPENGGLSWIEFLRGFVKCCGRMPASMLLNTLLRVFATTFARAGLTLKLEFESGDADCKISGFLRPIDVLMIFWMCWTMWWDARTRKFSKGKEEIFLPDVNHLVLSAVESCAEVGSDVNFWDCNISDLEIQLPVGKFLTWTLTTVPSLTDCFTQFVYARLQSCVTSENPSEISTSSFGDISSTKAQDTHLLSPGRAWTISLTFRSSISEEFLKLCCPVDGEEAEENLLYRSSLHGRGLNRFWSNIEGYHGPLLILVSANSGDASDHETSARKWIIGALTQQGLENKDVFYGSSGNLYAISPTFHVFLPSGKEKNFVYSHLHPSGRVYEPHPKPAGIAFGGTMGNERIFIDEDFARVIVRHHAVDRTYQHGSLIPHQGFLPVESLILEIEVWGIGGRSAKQMQMSYKKREELFTEQRRKVDLKKFASWEDSPEKMMMDMMSDPNAVRREDR, from the exons ATGGGAGCATCATCGTCAACACAGCAACATCCTCCAAGTGAACAAAGAGAAGTGGAAAGCTTGGCAGCGTCCACTGGGGCACTTTCTTTACTTCGGAACGCTTTCTCAAAGCTTGCCCATCCTCAAACTAATACACTTCCTCCCCAGTCTCTTCAG cAATGTTTTAGTCTGAATTATGACAATTTGATTTGTGAAACACCCAAGGTAGCTGATTCCTTTAGGGTGTTGTTGGATAATCTGGGTCCATCTATAGCTGACTTATTTTTCGTACCCGAAAACGGAGGATTAAGTTGGATTGAGTTTTTGAGAGGTTTTGTTAAGTGCTGTGGAAGGATGCCTGCTTCAATGCTGCTTAATACATTGTTGAGAGTGTTTGCCACAACATTTGCTAGAGCAGGACTGACTTTGAAATTGGAATTTGAATCTGGTGATGCTGATTGTAAAATAAGTGGGTTTCTTCGGCCCATTGATGTGCTAATGATTTTTTGGATGTGCTGGACTATGTGGTGGGATGCTAGAACAAGAAAGTTTTCTAAAGGGAAAGAGGAGATTTTCCTGCCGGATGTTAATCATCTGGTGTTGTCGGCTGTCGAGTCATGTGCTGAAGTTGGTAGTGATGTCAATTTTTGGGATTGTAACATCTCAGACTTGGAAATTCAGCTTCCTGTGGGGAAGTTTCTTACTTGGACTTTGACAACAGTGCCAAGCCTCACTGATTGTTTTACACAATTTGTCTATGCAAGACTCCAAAGCTGTGTTACCTCTGAG AATCCATCGGAAATTTCTACTTCATCCTTTGGAGATATCTCTTCAACGAAGGCTCAGGATACTCATCTTCTATCCCCCGGAAGGGCGTGGACAATTTCCCTTACGTTCAGAAGTTCAATCAGTGAAGAGTTTTTGAAACTATGCTGTCCTGTTGACGGTGAAGAAGCTGAGGAAAATCTCCTCTATAG GTCATCTCTTCATGGCAGGGGCCTGAACAGATTCTGGTCTAATATTGAAGGTTATCATGGTCCATTACTGATTTTGGTTTCTGCCAATTCTGGCGATGCCTCTGATCATGAAACCAGTGCTAGGAAATGGATCATAGGTGCACTTACACAACAAGGTTTAGAAAATAAGGATGTTTTCTATGGAAGCTCAGGAAATTTGTATGCTATAAGTCCTACCTTCCATGTGTTTTTACCTTCTG GGAAGGAGAAGAACTTTGTGTACAGCCATTTACATCCTAGTGGCAGAGTTTATGAACCACATCCAAAGCCCGCGGGAATAGCATTTGGAGGAACCATGGGCAACGAGAGGATCTTTATTGATGAAGATTTTGCTAGAGTTATTGTTCGTCATCATGCAGTTGACAGAACCTACCAACACGGCTCCCTTATTCCACATCAG GGATTTCTCCCAGTTGAATCTCTGATTTTAGAAATTGAAGTTTGGGGAATAGGTGGGAGGTCAGCGAAGCAAATGCAGATGTCATACAAGAAAAGAGAGGAACTTTTCACCGAGCAAAGACGCAAG GTTGACTTGAAAAAATTTGCTAGCTGGGAAGATTCACCcgagaagatgatgatggaCATGATGTCTGATCCAAATGCAGTTAGAAGGGAAGATCGCTAA